The Impatiens glandulifera chromosome 8, dImpGla2.1, whole genome shotgun sequence genome includes a window with the following:
- the LOC124912211 gene encoding uncharacterized protein LOC124912211, which produces MKKNQTKTNNGVCEKIYKAMSFSPVFRTIRRISFSPTTTVIEVPITSGNPMPATNFRQNASGKLPATEIKQGRKINGGDVEERKEAMGKRVDSLNDRVSNYINRAKLKMRNSSNVNGDN; this is translated from the coding sequence atgaaaaaaaaCCAGACAAAAACAAACAATGGCGTCTGCGAGAAGATCTACAAAGCCATGAGTTTCTCCCCTGTTTTCAGAACAATTCGCCGCATCTCTTTCTCTCCAACCACCACTGTCATCGAGGTTCCAATCACCTCCGGCAACCCAATGCCGGCAACCAACTTCCGGCAGAATGCCTCCGGCAAACTACCGGCGACAGAGATAAAACAGGGGAGGAAGATTAATGGTGGTGACGTGGAAGAGAGAAAGGAAGCCATGGGTAAAAGGGTGGATAGCTTGAACGATAGGGttagtaattatataaatcGAGCGAAGCTCAAGATGAGGAATTCATCAAATGTTAATGGAGATAATTAA
- the LOC124912715 gene encoding probable indole-3-pyruvate monooxygenase YUCCA10 translates to MEGDNQYKVIIVGAGPSGLAMAACLNFLSIPNVILEREDCFAPLWQKKTYDRLKLHLAKPFCELPHMPFPKSYPTFVPKNQFVQYLDDYVNHFGITPRYNRFVELANYVEETKKWNINARNINSEEVEEYSCDFLVVASGETSDSFIPNVEGLETFTGEVIHTTQYKYGGRFEGKNVLVVGSGNSGMEIALDLSNYGAKTSIAIRSETHLLSRTIVNLGLYLMKYISVYWVDSIMTMLSKLKYGRDLTKYGIKRPQEGPFFLKVKYGKYPVIDVGTVEKIKSGEIQVLPRMVDIKADEVSFNNGKSYSFDVIVFATGFKRSTNKWLKVN, encoded by the exons ATGGAAGGCGATAACCAATATAAGGTGATTATTGTTGGAGCCGGACCATCGGGGCTAGCAATGGCGGCATGTCTTAACTTTCTTTCGATTCCAAACGTTATATTGGAAAGAGAAGACTGTTTCGCTCCATTGTGGCAGAAGAAAACATACGATCGCCTTAAACTCCATCTTGCTAAGCCATTTTGCGAACTTCCTCACATGCCATTCCCGAAGTCTTACCCTACTTTTGTTCCTAAGAATCAATTCGTTCAATACTTGGATGACTATGTTAATCACTTCGGAATTACTCCAAG GTATAACAGATTCGTAGAGCTGGCTAACTATGTCGAAGAGACCAAGAAATGGAACATCAATGCGAGAAACATCAACTCGGAAGAGGTGGAAGAATATAGTTGTGACTTTCTTGTTGTGGCATCGGGAGAGACAAGTGACTCGTTCATTCCGAATGTGGAGGGACTAGAAACATTCACTGGAGAAGTGATTCACACTACTCAATACAAGTATGGCGGTAGATTTGAAGGAAAGAATGTGTTGGTTGTGGGATCTGGAAATTCCGGCATGGAAATCGCTCTTGATCTTTCTAATTATGGTGCCAAGACCTCCATTGCCATAAGAAGCGAG ACACATTTATTGTCGAGGACAATTGTAAATTTGGGATTGTATCTAATGAAATACATCTCAGTGTATTGGGTGGACTCGATTATGACTATGTTGAGCAAACTTAAATATGGAAGAGATTTAACTAAATATGGAATCAAAAGGCCACAAGAGGGACCTTTTTTCTTGAAAGTCAAGTATGGAAAGTATCCCGTCATTGATGTTGGTACAGTCGAGAAGATCAAGTCCGGCGAAATccag GTTTTACCTAGAATGGTTGATATTAAGGCAGATGAAGTGTCATTTAATAATGGGAAATCATATTCATTTGATGTAATTGTTTTTGCAACTGGATTCAAGAGATCAACTAACAAATGGCTTAAGGTTAATTAA
- the LOC124911379 gene encoding protease Do-like 2, chloroplastic, with the protein MAIAAVSSWFSTGFISDGGPFNSLPSSQRLFFTSRQSVHKFVPKLINNRKQAPGRDKDSSFTSKINQDPEKKNLLQKKAHGRSKDEIDGNTDGKNMGKSQSMAFKSFGVQKKDTKGLTLDSKDLKVEASNLQDASFLNAVVKVFCTHTSPDYSLPWQKQRQYTSTGSAFMIGNGKLLTNAHCVEHSTQVKVKRRGDDTKYVAKVLAKGVECDIALLSVESKEFWEGAEPLQFGGLPCLQDGVTVVGYPLGGDTISVTKGVVSRIEVTSYAHGSSELLGIQIDAAINPGNSGGPAFNDQGECIGMAFQVYRSEEAENIGYVIPPTVVSHFLEDYERNGKYTGFPCLGVLLQKLENPALRAYLKVPSNKGVLVRRVEPTSDASTALKEGDVIVSFDGVNIGCEGTVPFRSSERIAFRFLISQKYAGDVSELGIIRAGEFMKVQAVLNPRVHLVPYHIEGGQPSYLIVAGLVFTPLSEPLIEEECEESSLGLKLLAKARYSLSKFEEEQLVILSQVLANDVNIGYEDMSNQQVLKFNGTQIKNIHHLAHMIDTCQHEYLVFEFEDNYLVVLKRETAVATSSSILKAYGIPSERSSDLLVPYIDPAQDGKPTQHLDSEESPVSNSEFGSDGLLWA; encoded by the exons ATGGCGATTGCTGCCGTCTCCAGCTGGTTCTCTACAGGCTTCATCTCCGACGGCGGTCCTTTCAATTCCCTACCTTCCTCTCAACGCCTCTTCTTCACATCGCGTCAATCTGTTCATAAATTCGTCCCCAAACTCATCAATAATAGGAAACAAGCTCCAGGAAGAGATAAAGACTCCTCATTTACAAGCAAAATTAACCAAGACCCAGAG AAGAAAAATCTATTGCAGAAAAAGGCTCATGGAAGATCAAAAGATGAAATTGATGGCAATACTGATGGGAAGAATATGGGGAAATCTCAGTCTATGGCATTTAAATCATTTGGTGTGCAAAAAAAGGATACCAAGGGTTTAACATTGGACTCGAAAGATCTAAAG GTTGAAGCAAGTAACTTGCAAGATGCATCATTTCTTAATGCTGTAGTCAAG GTATTTTGTACCCACACTTCACCTGATTACTCTCTTCCTTGGCAAAAGCAGCGGCAATATACTAGTACTGGAAG TGCTTTTATGATTGGAAATGGCAAACTTTTGACAAATGCACATTGTGTTGAGCATAGTACACAG GTGAAAGTGAAGAGAAGAGGTGATGATACAAAATATGTTGCCAAG GTTTTAGCTAAAGGAGTTGAATGTGACATAGCTTTGCTCTCGGTAGAAAGTAAGGAATTTTGGGAAGGAGCTGAACCGCTTCAATTTGGAGGCCTGCCGTGTCTTCAG GATGGCGTGACTGTTGTAGGATATCCTCTTGGAGGAGACACCATATCAGTTACTAAGGGAGTTGTATCTCGTATAGAG GTTACTTCTTATGCTCATGGATCATCTGAGTTGCTGGGGATACAAATAGATGCAGCTATAAATCCTG GTAATAGTGGTGGACCTGCATTCAATGACCAAGGAGAGTGCATTGGCATGGCATTTCAG GTGTACAGGTCCGAGGAAGCTGAGAACATTGGTTATGTTATTCCTCCAACGGTTGTTTCACATTTCCTGGAGGATTATGAGAGAAATGGGAAATACACAG GTTTCCCCTGTCTTGGTGTCTTGTTGCAAAAGTTGGAAAACCCTGCATTGCGAGCTTACTTGAAGGTGCCATCAAACAAG GGTGTTCTTGTGCGGAGAGTGGAGCCCACTTCTGATGCTAGCACCGCCTTGAAAGAG GGAGATGTGATCGTAAGTTTTGATGGGGTAAATATTGGTTGTGAAGGAACAGTTCCATTCCGGTCAAGTGAAAGAATAGCATTTCGCTTTCTGATCAGCCAAAA ATATGCGGGTGATGTGTCAGAGTTGGGCATCATTAGAGCAGGGGAATTCATGAAAGTTCAAGCTGTTCTAAATCCACGCGTGCATTTG GTTCCATATCACATCGAAGGCGGTCAGCCCTCCTATTTGATAGTTGCTGGTTTGGTTTTTACGCCATTGTCAGAGCCTCTCATAGA AGAAGAATGTGAAGAGAGTAGTTTAGGG TTGAAACTTCTGGCGAAGGCACGATATTCTTTATCAAAATTCGAAGAGGAACAGCTTGTGATCCTATCACAA GTCTTAGCAAATGATGTTAACATTGGGTACGAGGATATGTCAAATCAACAG GTTTTGAAGTTCAATGGTACACAAATAAAGAACATCCATCATCTTGCTCATATGATTGACA CGTGCCAACACGAGTACCTTGTTTTTGAGTTTGAAGACAATTATCTCGTGGTTTTGAAACGAGAAACAGCAGTTGCCACCTCATCTAGCATTCTCAAAGCCTATGGGATTCCGTCTGAGAGATCTTCAGATCTTCTAGTGCCTTATATAGATCCTGCCCAAGACGGTAAACCGACACAACACTTGGATTCCGAGGAGAGTCCAGTGTCCAACTCGGAGTTTGGTTCAGATGGTCTTCTTTGGGCATAA
- the LOC124912714 gene encoding probable indole-3-pyruvate monooxygenase YUCCA10 encodes MESEKQQHNVIIVGSGPSGLAMAACLNLLSIPNLILEKEDCLAPLWHNKCYDRLKLHLEKRFCELPHMPFPKSYPSYVSRKDFLKYLDDYVNHFKITPKYCRVVESAVYDEMSKKWNIMARNIVNSDMNHVEEYSCSVLVVATGETGDEFIPTIEGLGTFTGEVIHSTQFKSGKRYTDKNVLVVGSGNSGMEIALDLANHGVKTSIVIRSDIHILSSKMAEVGLYLLKYIPLYWVDSLLVIMSKLRYGTKDLIKHGINRPKEGPFLMKDKYRKYPVIDVGTFNKIISGQIQVFPAVVDITENKVLFENGLLYPFDVIVFATGFKKSSTKWIKGVDENDPPKQNLPKHWKGKNGLYYIGFSRKGLFGNAMDAISITEDIKAHI; translated from the exons ATGGAAAGTGAGAAGCAACAACACAATGTGATCATTGTAGGAAGTGGTCCATCGGGGCTAGCAATGGCGGCATGTTTAAACCTTCTCTCGATTCCTAACCTAATTTTGGAGAAAGAAGACTGTTTAGCGCCGTTGTGGCATAATAAATGTTACGACCGCCTCAAACTCCACCTTGAGAAACGATTCTGCGAGCTTCCTCATATGCCATTCCCGAAATCCTACCCTTCTTATGTTTCTAGAAAAGATTTTCTTAAGTACTTAGATGACTACGTTAATCACTTCAAAATTACTCCAAA GTACTGTAGAGTCGTAGAGTCGGCAGTCTATGACGAAATGAGCAAGAAATGGAACATCATGGCTAGAAACATAGTCAACTCAGATATGAACCATGTCGAAGAATATAGTTGTAGTGTTTTGGTGGTGGCCACAGGAGAAACGGGTGATGAGTTCATTCCGACAATCGAAGGACTAGGAACATTCACGGGAGAAGTCATTCACTCCACACAATTCAAATCCGGCAAGAGATATACAGATAAGAATGTGTTGGTTGTGGGATCTGGAAATTCCGGCATGGAAATTGCTCTTGATCTCGCTAATCATGGTGTCAAGACTTCCATTGTCATCAGAAGCGAT ATTCATATATTATCAAGTAAAATGGCAGAGGTGGGATTGTATCTGCTTAAATACATCCCATTATATTGGGTGGACTCTCTCCTTGTCATCATGAGCAAGCTAAGATATGGAACTAAAGATCTAATCAAACATGGCATTAATAGGCCTAAAGAAGGACCTTTTCTAATGAAGGACAAATATCGTAAATACCCTGTCATTGATGTTGGCACCTTTAACAAGATCATATCAGGTCAAATTCAG GTTTTTCCAGCAGTGGTAGACATCACAGAGAACAAAGTATTATTTGAAAACGGATTATTATACCCGTTCGACGTCATTGTTTTCGCTACCGGATTTAAGAAATCTTCGACCAAATGGATTAAG GGAGTTGACGAGAATGACCCTCCAAAACAAAATTTGCCAAAACACTGGAAGGGCAAAAATGGACTTTACTATATTGGGTTTTCAAGGAAGGGCTTATTTGGAAATGCAATGGATGCAATAAGCATAACCGAAGACATCAAGGCCCATATATAG
- the LOC124912210 gene encoding probable galacturonosyltransferase-like 4, translating to MAFRRTSSSPLHLLGHLSLSLLLLSAAAIPAASLRRPPPQIPLFREAPAFRNADSCKTQIHISMTLDTNYLRGTMAAIFSIIQHSTCPENVVFHFLWSRVDPNISSTIRSTFPYLKFMIYRFDPNRVRHKISKSIRQALDQPLNYARIYLADILPSHVNRVIYLDSDLVMVDDINLLWEVNLENKVLAAPEYCHANFTKYFSDSFWYDKSLSETFKGRRPCYFNTGVMVVDVRKWRLGLYTQKVENWMVVQKRKRIYDLGSLPPFLLVMAGNIKAIDHRWNQHGLGGDNIEGKCRNLHPGPISLLHWSGKGKPWLRLDLRKPCNVDHLWAPYDLYLSAKHSFEE from the coding sequence ATGGCCTTCCGGAGGACCTCCTCCTCTCCATTACATCTCCTTGGCCACCTGtctctctctctccttctcCTCTCCGCCGCCGCCATTCCCGCCGCCTCTCTCCGCCGTCCGCCACCGCAAATTCCCCTTTTCCGGGAAGCACCCGCTTTCCGAAATGCCGATTCTTGCAAAACCCAAATCCACATCTCAATGACCCTCGACACTAATTACCTCCGAGGAACAATGGCCGCAATCTTCTCAATCATCCAACATTCAACCTGCCCAGAAAACGTTGTTTTCCATTTCCTCTGGTCTCGGGTCGACCCAAATATCTCATCAACAATTCGCTCAACCTTTCCTTATCTCAAATTCATGATCTACCGTTTCGACCCGAATAGGGTCCGTCATAAGATATCAAAATCAATCAGACAAGCATTAGATCAACCGTTAAACTACGCCCGTATTTATCTAGCGGATATACTCCCGAGTCACGTTAACCGGGTTATCTATCTTGATTCGGATCTCGTCATGGTCGATGATATTAACCTCCTCTGGGAGGTCAATTTGGAAAACAAAGTATTGGCGGCGCCGGAATATTGCCATGCAAACTTCACGAAATACTTCTCGGATAGTTTCTGGTACGACAAATCGTTGTCGGAGACATTTAAAGGACGGCGGCCGTGTTATTTTAACACCGGCGTGATGGTGGTGGATGTAAGGAAATGGAGGCTGGGATTGTATACACAGAAAGTGGAGAATTGGATGGTGGTTCAGAAAAGGAAGAGGATTTATGATCTGGGTTCGTTGCCTCCGTTTTTGTTGGTGATGGCTGGAAATATTAAGGCGATTGATCATCGGTGGAATCAACATGGGTTAGGTGGGGATAATATTGAAGGGAAATGTAGGAATTTACATCCGGGTCCGATTAGTCTTTTACATTGGAGTGGAAAAGGGAAACCTTGGTTAAGGTTGGATTTGAGGAAACCTTGTAATGTTGATCATCTTTGGGCTCCTTATGATTTGTATCTTTCGGCTAAACATTCGTTTGaggaatga